A stretch of the Poseidonibacter parvus genome encodes the following:
- a CDS encoding S24 family peptidase translates to MLIVSEIIDKLKDILSADGVNGKIFDKDVATSLELSQANFATMKNRGKIPYSNILNFCAKKKISINWLLYNQNPGSLVDSTDKYWIKYFPEVSVSAGGGAYENDDDFESLEVPAYFVNMLGGKENLKNIDAINVVGDSMEPTLNDDNIIFMDKTKNDCSRDGIYAFTTVHGLFVKRIQKRVDGKLDIISDNKDYPSQVLANNDIKIIGKVISSFGSVY, encoded by the coding sequence ATGCTAATTGTAAGTGAAATTATAGATAAATTAAAAGACATATTAAGTGCAGATGGTGTTAATGGAAAAATATTTGATAAAGATGTTGCTACATCTTTGGAACTTTCACAAGCTAATTTTGCCACTATGAAAAATAGAGGAAAGATACCATACTCAAATATCTTAAACTTTTGTGCAAAGAAAAAGATTTCAATTAATTGGTTACTTTACAACCAAAACCCAGGCTCTCTTGTTGATAGTACTGATAAATACTGGATTAAATATTTTCCTGAAGTAAGTGTTAGTGCAGGTGGGGGTGCTTATGAAAATGATGATGACTTTGAATCTTTAGAAGTTCCAGCTTATTTTGTAAATATGTTAGGTGGGAAAGAAAATCTTAAAAATATTGATGCAATTAATGTAGTAGGGGATTCTATGGAACCAACATTAAATGATGATAATATAATATTTATGGATAAAACAAAAAATGACTGTTCAAGAGATGGAATATACGCATTTACAACAGTTCATGGTTTATTTGTTAAAAGAATTCAAAAAAGAGTAGATGGTAAGTTAGATATTATTTCTGATAATAAAGATTACCCTTCACAGGTTTTAGCTAATAATGATATTAAAATTATTGGAAAAGTTATAAGTTCATTTGGTTCAGTGTATTAA
- the pyk gene encoding pyruvate kinase — MEKRTKILATLGPASHSIETIEGLIKAGANMFRLNFSHGSHEYHLDTLNNIRTAMKNLNTTVGVLQDISGPKVRVGDLKEPFELLRGDEITFLKEEIVGYKKEDKKYVVSINYPDILDKVKIDEYIYLYDGTIRAKVIQIEGEVIARIENHGILSSKKGVNFPNTVIDINVITKKDEKDIAWGVENNVDYFAISFVQNGNDMKRARELLNGYKGKLIAKIEKFDAVENIDDIIEQSDGLMVARGDLGIEVPYYDVPTIQKMLIKKANNVGMPVITATQMLLSMTQNERATRAEISDVANAVLDGTDVVMLSEESAVGEDPINVVETMSNIISKTEDIYNFDKQSKLEYLDEFDVIQATVTKLADDLNAKGILALTSSGKSAIKMSRYRPKTPILTFTHKKKVLNSLTAVWGVQPIGTIKEAHASKMFQKMLVSLEQKGLLQKEGPYVATVGYPVGMPGSTNTIKILTESEIEYYLNFKGKK, encoded by the coding sequence ATGGAAAAAAGAACAAAAATATTAGCAACTTTAGGCCCAGCAAGCCATAGCATAGAGACAATAGAAGGCTTAATCAAAGCAGGTGCAAATATGTTTAGATTAAACTTTTCTCATGGAAGTCATGAATATCACTTAGATACTTTAAATAATATTAGAACTGCTATGAAAAACCTTAATACAACAGTAGGAGTATTACAAGATATTTCAGGACCGAAAGTTAGAGTAGGGGATTTAAAAGAACCTTTTGAACTTTTACGTGGTGATGAAATCACTTTTCTAAAAGAAGAAATTGTAGGATATAAAAAAGAAGATAAAAAATATGTAGTTTCTATTAATTATCCTGATATTCTAGATAAAGTAAAAATAGATGAATATATTTACCTTTATGATGGAACTATTAGAGCAAAAGTAATTCAAATAGAAGGTGAAGTAATAGCTCGTATTGAAAACCATGGAATACTATCTTCAAAAAAAGGTGTAAATTTCCCAAATACAGTAATTGATATTAATGTAATTACAAAAAAAGATGAAAAAGATATTGCTTGGGGTGTAGAGAATAATGTAGATTACTTTGCAATCTCTTTTGTTCAAAATGGTAATGATATGAAAAGAGCAAGAGAACTTCTAAATGGCTATAAAGGTAAATTAATAGCAAAAATAGAGAAGTTTGATGCTGTTGAAAATATTGATGATATTATAGAACAATCTGATGGTCTAATGGTAGCACGTGGGGATTTAGGTATTGAAGTACCTTACTATGATGTGCCAACTATTCAAAAGATGCTAATTAAAAAAGCAAATAATGTAGGAATGCCTGTAATTACAGCAACACAAATGCTTTTATCAATGACACAAAATGAAAGAGCAACAAGAGCAGAAATATCTGATGTTGCAAATGCAGTTCTAGATGGAACAGATGTAGTAATGTTATCTGAAGAAAGTGCAGTTGGTGAAGATCCAATAAATGTAGTTGAAACAATGAGTAATATTATTTCAAAAACAGAAGATATTTATAACTTTGATAAACAAAGTAAATTAGAATACTTAGATGAATTTGATGTAATACAAGCAACTGTAACAAAATTAGCAGATGATTTAAATGCAAAAGGAATTCTAGCTCTAACAAGCTCAGGAAAATCAGCAATAAAAATGTCAAGATATAGACCAAAAACTCCAATCTTAACATTTACACATAAGAAAAAAGTATTAAATTCATTAACAGCAGTTTGGGGAGTACAACCAATAGGAACAATAAAAGAAGCACATGCCTCTAAAATGTTTCAAAAGATGTTAGTATCATTAGAGCAAAAAGGCTTACTTCAAAAAGAAGGACCTTATGTAGCAACAGTAGGGTATCCAGTAGGAATGCCAGGAAGTACAAATACAATTAAGATTTTAACTGAGTCTGAGATTGAATATTATTTGAATTTTAAGGGAAAGAAGTAA
- a CDS encoding biotin/lipoyl-containing protein — protein sequence MAKKYIDVMDTTFRDGFQSVFGGRVLMNDFFPAVEAAKDAGITHFEFGGGARFQSLFFYLQENAFEMMDKFREIVGPDANLQTLARGINTVMLDTGSRELIDLHAKMFAKHGTTTIRNFDALNDVQNLEYSAECIKKYGLNHEVVVTLMDLPPGCSGAHDVAFYEKTLRQILDSGIPHDSICFKDASGTSSPQKVYETIQMARNLVGNDTHIRLHTHETAGVSVAGYLAALEAGADGIDLAASPVSGGTSQPDILTMLHAVKGKNFDLGGLEIEKVLKYQEVLADQLKDYFIPPEATQVSPLIPFSPMPGGALTANTQMMRDNGTLDKFPEVIKAMREVVEKGGYGTSVTPVSQFYWQQAYANVMFGPWKQIAPGYGKMVLGYFGKTPVAPNEEIVALAAEKLKMEPTKENPLDIADRDEKKKISVWKQRLEMEGIEASEENIFIAAACDEKGIAFLKGESPLNIRKNDSTCENDKECNLGEGKNMSNANGNYTVVVDGQKFNVSIAEGNADIQVTPVAASSEAPAAAAPAASNGEGVEVPAVVNGAVWKILVKEGEKVEKDQQIMILEAMKMEIDINAPAAGTIKQILVGPNAAVEEGQTLAIIG from the coding sequence ATGGCTAAAAAGTATATAGATGTCATGGATACTACATTTAGGGACGGATTCCAATCTGTCTTTGGAGGTAGAGTTTTAATGAATGACTTTTTTCCAGCTGTTGAAGCTGCGAAAGATGCAGGAATAACTCATTTTGAGTTTGGTGGTGGAGCTAGATTCCAATCTTTATTTTTCTACTTACAAGAAAATGCATTTGAAATGATGGACAAATTCAGAGAAATTGTTGGTCCAGATGCAAACTTACAAACACTAGCACGTGGTATTAATACAGTAATGTTAGATACAGGTTCTAGAGAATTAATTGACTTACACGCAAAAATGTTCGCAAAACATGGAACAACTACAATCAGAAACTTTGATGCTTTAAATGATGTACAAAACTTAGAATACTCTGCTGAGTGTATTAAGAAGTACGGATTAAATCATGAAGTAGTTGTTACTCTTATGGATTTACCTCCAGGATGTTCAGGTGCACATGATGTAGCTTTCTATGAAAAAACATTAAGACAAATTTTAGATAGCGGAATTCCTCATGATTCTATTTGTTTTAAAGATGCTTCAGGAACTTCATCTCCACAAAAAGTATATGAAACAATTCAAATGGCTAGAAATTTAGTTGGAAACGATACTCATATTAGATTACATACTCATGAAACAGCTGGTGTATCTGTTGCTGGTTACTTAGCCGCATTAGAAGCTGGTGCTGATGGTATTGATTTAGCAGCAAGTCCAGTTTCAGGTGGAACTTCACAACCAGATATTTTAACTATGTTACACGCTGTAAAAGGTAAAAACTTTGATTTAGGTGGTTTAGAAATTGAAAAAGTTCTGAAATATCAAGAAGTTTTAGCCGATCAATTAAAAGATTACTTTATTCCACCAGAAGCTACTCAAGTTTCTCCTTTAATTCCTTTCTCACCAATGCCAGGTGGTGCTTTAACAGCAAACACTCAAATGATGAGAGATAATGGAACTTTAGATAAATTCCCAGAAGTAATTAAAGCTATGCGAGAAGTTGTTGAAAAAGGTGGTTATGGTACTTCTGTAACTCCAGTATCACAATTTTATTGGCAACAAGCATATGCTAATGTTATGTTTGGACCATGGAAACAAATAGCTCCAGGTTATGGAAAAATGGTATTAGGATATTTTGGTAAAACTCCAGTAGCACCAAATGAAGAAATTGTAGCTCTTGCTGCTGAAAAACTAAAAATGGAACCAACTAAAGAAAATCCTTTAGATATTGCAGATAGAGATGAAAAGAAAAAAATATCTGTTTGGAAACAAAGATTAGAAATGGAAGGTATTGAAGCTAGTGAAGAAAACATTTTCATTGCTGCTGCTTGTGATGAAAAAGGTATCGCATTTTTAAAAGGTGAATCACCATTAAATATTAGAAAAAATGATTCTACATGTGAAAATGATAAAGAATGTAATTTAGGAGAAGGTAAAAATATGAGTAATGCAAATGGAAACTATACAGTTGTAGTAGATGGTCAAAAGTTTAATGTATCAATTGCTGAAGGAAATGCAGACATTCAAGTAACTCCTGTAGCTGCTTCAAGTGAAGCACCTGCTGCTGCAGCTCCTGCAGCTTCAAATGGTGAAGGTGTAGAAGTTCCTGCTGTTGTAAATGGTGCAGTTTGGAAGATCCTTGTAAAAGAAGGTGAAAAAGTTGAAAAAGATCAACAAATTATGATTTTAGAAGCTATGAAAATGGAAATTGATATTAATGCTCCAGCAGCAGGTACTATTAAACAAATTTTAGTTGGACCTAATGCAGCAGTTGAGGAAGGACAAACTTTAGCCATTATTGGTTAA
- a CDS encoding OadG family protein, whose translation MELNLVTEALKFMMLGMGVVFSFLIIMIFVLKAQAALLTKYFPEKKIEPVKRPTPSASGNETAKVAAIVAAVQHHKNLKG comes from the coding sequence ATGGAATTAAACTTAGTTACGGAAGCATTAAAATTTATGATGTTAGGAATGGGTGTTGTATTCTCATTTTTGATTATTATGATTTTTGTGCTTAAAGCTCAAGCTGCATTATTAACAAAATATTTTCCTGAAAAGAAAATAGAACCAGTTAAAAGGCCTACGCCTTCTGCTTCAGGTAATGAAACTGCGAAAGTAGCTGCAATTGTTGCAGCTGTTCAACATCATAAAAATCTAAAAGGTTAA
- a CDS encoding bifunctional 3,4-dihydroxy-2-butanone 4-phosphate synthase/GTP cyclohydrolase II yields the protein MNAIQRVKEAILEIQKGNMVIMLDDEDRENEGDLVYAAALSTPEKVNFMATHAKGLICVSVTKETANKLELNPMVNSNTSSYETAFTVSVDAVDALTGISAGERDDTIKILANPISNAIQLARPGHIFPLIAKDGGVLVRTGHTEGSVDLCKLAGLNGEAVICEIMKEDGTMARRDDLDIFANKHDMKQIYISDLVEYRLSHEKLVEEVSSCDIQFFGTNTIKKEFKDHLGSIHTAILFGDISEVSHVKFHTVIPDIKLFLNDEKLHSMLKTINFLQSKGGILIFLSDDQTSKESQKDYGIGAQILSTLNVKQLKLMTSGGKHSFVGLNGFGLEILEEIQIEC from the coding sequence ATGAATGCAATACAAAGAGTAAAAGAAGCTATTTTAGAAATTCAAAAAGGTAATATGGTTATTATGCTTGATGATGAAGATAGAGAAAATGAAGGTGACCTAGTTTATGCTGCAGCACTAAGCACACCAGAAAAAGTAAATTTTATGGCAACACATGCAAAAGGTTTAATTTGTGTTTCAGTTACAAAAGAAACTGCTAATAAATTAGAATTAAATCCTATGGTAAACTCTAATACTTCATCTTATGAAACTGCTTTTACAGTTTCAGTTGATGCTGTTGATGCTTTAACAGGTATTAGTGCAGGGGAAAGAGATGACACTATTAAAATTCTTGCTAATCCTATTTCAAATGCAATTCAATTAGCTCGTCCAGGACATATATTTCCATTAATTGCAAAAGATGGTGGAGTATTAGTACGAACTGGACATACAGAAGGAAGTGTTGATTTATGTAAATTAGCAGGATTAAATGGAGAAGCTGTTATTTGTGAAATCATGAAAGAAGATGGAACAATGGCAAGACGAGATGATTTAGATATTTTTGCCAATAAGCATGATATGAAACAAATTTATATTTCTGATTTAGTTGAATACAGATTATCACATGAAAAACTTGTTGAAGAAGTTTCAAGTTGTGATATACAATTTTTTGGTACTAATACAATTAAAAAAGAATTCAAAGATCATTTAGGAAGTATTCATACAGCTATATTATTTGGAGATATAAGTGAAGTTAGTCATGTTAAATTTCATACAGTAATTCCTGATATAAAACTTTTTCTAAATGATGAAAAATTACATTCAATGCTTAAAACAATAAATTTCTTACAATCAAAAGGTGGAATTCTAATATTTTTAAGTGATGATCAAACATCAAAAGAATCTCAAAAAGATTATGGAATAGGGGCTCAAATATTAAGCACTCTTAATGTTAAACAATTAAAACTAATGACAAGTGGAGGAAAACATTCCTTTGTTGGTTTAAATGGATTTGGTTTAGAAATATTAGAAGAAATACAAATAGAGTGTTAA
- a CDS encoding sensor histidine kinase: protein MQKIKGKQEKLQKILSKHFLKFSLVPIFVVEVALVVLYFSINSYISSKNTELLLAEAKLYSKTVLENEANIISDKLSTISRINTQLQREHEKLFENPSVFGLPNGNPKFNIAPNGVFYKENKIGSSLYYSSKTKITEKEKQKAIFTEAMDISLKSVVDINPNIVASYFNSWDDMNRLYPFIDDVAKQYGEHIHMEDYNFYYLADNKHNPTKKSTWTSAYLDPAGNGWMLSSLVPIYNNGFLEGVTGLDISIDVFVKNVLDKKLPYNANLFMVDEKGMIIAMSEEIEHLLGLKELKEHLYTDAILKTVEKPEEFNLITNKSDSAKHFKNILENNIKEASFGLNGKDYLVYEQDVNETGWKLLVLIDKKNIFSSIEILQNLSNKIGYAAIAFLLLFYIIFFYLLLKRTNEFSDSITTPITKLSKQTSKIMDMNNEIKVLDTNIEEIDKLSNNFVNMIGVLNERTIKLYEAKEVAEESNKSKDEFLANISHELKTPLNSINIISSIMKKNSKENLDEKDVKNIEIINNCGKDLLLLVNDLLDLTEIDKGTLEVNNDKIILKDFFDKLYNKFSEQANAKSLNLSLNIDSTISVINTDNYRLNQIIDNLLSNSIKFTNKGNISLNVKDDSEYIRIFVKDDGIGISENQVATIFDRFKQVDGSTSRKYGGTGLGLSITKELVSLLKGKIFVNSEINIGTTFEIILPKDIEITQEKSKNVQSRKNVDEIIPAPKESVKKVEKVLILNNNPITFIIMIVELRKKYEVIQATNINEFLKINSSDNISKAILDTSTLKNDEIVSLKENVSNNFVMIYKDNLEEELEKKSILKIEKNEIKESISKI from the coding sequence GTGCAAAAAATAAAAGGAAAACAAGAAAAGTTACAAAAAATACTTTCAAAGCATTTTTTAAAATTTTCACTTGTACCAATATTTGTTGTTGAAGTTGCATTAGTAGTTTTATACTTTTCTATTAATTCTTATATTTCATCGAAAAATACAGAATTACTTTTAGCTGAAGCCAAACTATACAGTAAAACAGTTCTAGAAAATGAAGCTAATATTATTAGTGATAAGTTAAGTACAATTTCAAGAATTAATACTCAACTTCAAAGAGAACATGAAAAACTTTTTGAAAACCCTTCTGTTTTTGGTTTACCAAATGGAAACCCTAAATTCAATATCGCCCCAAATGGTGTTTTTTATAAAGAAAATAAAATTGGTTCTAGTTTATATTATTCGTCTAAAACTAAGATTACTGAAAAAGAAAAGCAAAAGGCCATTTTTACTGAAGCTATGGATATTTCTTTAAAAAGTGTTGTTGATATAAATCCCAATATTGTTGCTTCATATTTTAATAGTTGGGATGATATGAATAGACTTTATCCATTTATTGATGATGTAGCTAAACAATATGGTGAGCATATTCATATGGAAGATTATAACTTTTATTATTTAGCTGACAATAAACATAATCCAACAAAAAAATCTACATGGACTAGTGCTTATTTAGATCCTGCTGGTAATGGTTGGATGCTGTCTTCTTTAGTTCCAATTTATAATAATGGTTTTTTAGAAGGAGTTACAGGTTTAGATATTTCTATTGATGTTTTTGTCAAAAATGTATTAGATAAAAAATTGCCTTATAATGCAAATTTATTCATGGTAGATGAAAAAGGTATGATTATTGCAATGTCTGAAGAAATTGAACATTTATTAGGATTAAAAGAATTAAAAGAACATCTATATACTGATGCCATATTAAAAACAGTTGAGAAACCTGAAGAGTTTAATCTTATTACAAACAAAAGTGATTCTGCTAAACATTTTAAGAATATATTAGAAAATAATATCAAAGAAGCATCTTTCGGGCTTAATGGTAAAGATTATTTAGTTTATGAACAAGATGTAAATGAGACTGGTTGGAAATTATTGGTATTAATTGACAAGAAAAATATTTTTTCTTCTATTGAAATACTTCAAAACTTATCAAATAAAATTGGTTATGCAGCAATTGCCTTTTTATTACTTTTCTATATAATATTCTTTTATTTATTACTAAAAAGAACTAATGAATTCTCAGATAGTATTACAACTCCAATTACTAAACTTTCTAAACAAACATCTAAAATAATGGACATGAATAATGAAATAAAAGTTCTTGATACTAATATTGAAGAAATAGATAAATTAAGTAATAACTTTGTAAATATGATTGGTGTGCTTAATGAAAGAACAATCAAACTTTATGAAGCTAAAGAAGTTGCAGAAGAATCAAATAAATCAAAAGATGAATTTTTGGCTAATATAAGTCATGAATTAAAAACTCCTTTAAATTCAATAAATATAATTTCTTCAATAATGAAGAAGAATTCTAAAGAGAATCTTGATGAAAAAGATGTAAAAAATATAGAAATAATAAATAATTGTGGAAAAGATTTGCTTTTATTAGTAAATGATCTTTTAGACTTAACAGAAATAGATAAGGGAACGCTTGAAGTAAACAATGATAAAATTATTCTAAAAGATTTTTTTGACAAACTTTATAATAAGTTTTCAGAACAAGCTAATGCGAAATCATTAAATTTATCTTTAAACATTGATAGTACGATATCAGTTATCAATACTGATAATTACAGACTTAATCAGATAATTGATAACCTTCTTAGTAATTCTATTAAGTTTACAAATAAAGGTAATATATCTTTAAATGTTAAAGATGATAGCGAATATATTAGAATTTTTGTTAAAGATGATGGTATAGGAATTTCCGAAAATCAAGTAGCTACTATCTTTGATAGATTTAAACAAGTAGATGGAAGTACAAGTAGAAAATATGGTGGTACAGGACTTGGTTTATCTATTACAAAAGAATTAGTTTCTCTTCTTAAAGGTAAAATATTTGTTAATAGTGAAATTAATATTGGTACAACTTTTGAAATAATTCTTCCAAAAGATATTGAGATCACACAAGAAAAAAGTAAAAATGTTCAAAGTAGAAAAAATGTAGATGAAATTATTCCTGCACCAAAAGAGAGTGTAAAGAAAGTAGAAAAAGTTTTAATTTTAAATAATAATCCAATTACTTTCATTATTATGATTGTAGAACTAAGAAAAAAATATGAAGTTATTCAAGCTACTAATATAAATGAGTTTTTAAAAATCAATAGTAGTGATAATATTAGTAAGGCAATTTTAGATACTTCTACATTAAAAAATGATGAAATTGTTAGCTTAAAGGAAAATGTATCTAATAACTTTGTTATGATTTACAAAGACAATTTAGAAGAAGAATTAGAAAAAAAATCTATTTTAAAAATAGAAAAAAATGAAATAAAAGAATCTATAAGTAAGATATAA
- a CDS encoding sodium ion-translocating decarboxylase subunit beta codes for MKKSLFLILFTLFCVFTVNSFAATAPVEVAGEKKEYESKSMSGLVDSFYSTTGIKAILNPQEGLKGPHGEELTKFAQSFGRVIMIIICFVLFYLAIKKGFEPLLLIPIGFGGILANIPIAEIAGADGMLGIIYNMGITNGFFPLLIFMGVGAMTDFGPLLANPKTALLGGAAQFGIFGSLVAAVLLSQYVPGIEFTLEQAAAISIIGGADGPTSIFIASALAPELLGAIAVAAYSYMALVPVIQPPIMRMFTSVAERKIRMKTARKVSKLEKIVFPLVVVMLTLLILPDASPLIGALCLGNFAKESGVVDRLSDTMQNSLINIVTIFLGLGVGSKLAAEQFLVAETMGIMAIGLLAFSAGTAMGVLMAKLMNLLSSKENQINPLIGAAGVSAVPMAARVVSKEAQQYDSSNILLMHAMGPNVAGVIGSAVAAGVLLSIFK; via the coding sequence ATGAAAAAAAGTTTATTTTTAATTTTATTTACCCTCTTTTGTGTATTCACAGTAAATTCTTTTGCAGCAACAGCACCTGTTGAAGTTGCAGGAGAGAAAAAAGAGTATGAATCAAAATCTATGTCTGGTTTAGTTGATTCATTTTACAGTACAACTGGGATAAAAGCGATTCTTAATCCTCAAGAAGGATTAAAAGGCCCTCATGGTGAAGAACTAACAAAGTTTGCACAAAGCTTTGGTAGAGTTATTATGATTATAATTTGTTTTGTTCTATTTTATTTAGCAATCAAAAAAGGTTTTGAGCCACTACTTTTGATACCTATTGGGTTTGGTGGAATTTTAGCCAATATTCCAATCGCTGAAATAGCTGGTGCTGATGGAATGCTTGGTATTATTTATAATATGGGTATAACAAATGGATTTTTCCCTCTTCTAATTTTTATGGGAGTTGGAGCTATGACTGACTTTGGTCCATTATTAGCAAATCCTAAAACTGCATTACTTGGTGGTGCAGCTCAATTTGGTATTTTTGGTTCATTAGTTGCAGCAGTATTATTATCACAATATGTGCCAGGTATCGAATTTACATTAGAACAAGCTGCTGCTATTTCTATTATTGGTGGAGCAGATGGTCCAACATCAATATTTATAGCCTCTGCATTAGCACCTGAATTATTAGGTGCGATTGCAGTTGCTGCTTATTCTTATATGGCTTTAGTTCCAGTTATTCAACCTCCAATTATGAGAATGTTTACATCTGTAGCTGAGCGAAAAATTAGAATGAAAACAGCAAGAAAAGTTTCAAAATTAGAGAAAATAGTATTTCCTTTAGTAGTAGTAATGTTAACTTTACTAATTTTACCAGATGCATCTCCACTTATTGGAGCTCTATGTTTAGGTAACTTTGCTAAGGAATCAGGAGTTGTTGATAGACTTTCTGATACAATGCAGAATTCATTGATTAATATAGTTACTATATTCTTAGGATTAGGAGTTGGTTCAAAGCTTGCAGCTGAACAATTCTTAGTTGCTGAAACTATGGGAATTATGGCAATTGGTCTTTTAGCATTCTCAGCAGGTACTGCTATGGGTGTTTTAATGGCAAAACTTATGAATTTATTAAGTTCAAAAGAAAATCAAATCAATCCTTTAATTGGAGCAGCTGGTGTATCAGCAGTTCCAATGGCAGCAAGGGTTGTAAGTAAAGAAGCTCAACAATATGATTCATCGAACATTTTATTAATGCATGCGATGGGTCCTAATGTTGCTGGGGTAATTGGTTCAGCCGTTGCAGCGGGTGTCCTTTTATCAATATTTAAATAA
- the pckA gene encoding phosphoenolpyruvate carboxykinase (ATP), translating to MSEIKDSLGLENVGMVKRNLDVDALIDYAVANEGAKVSSTGALMIDTGIFTGRSPKDKFFVNQDPSNKYIAWGDINQKVSKEVYEELLVTSKKQLSNKDLFVTDVYCGASLDSRKSVRFITEVAWQAHFIQNMFIMPQTQEEIDNFVPDFTIYNSCKTVDMAYASHNLHSEVYVVFNVEDNVAIIGGTWYAGEMKKGVFSMMNYWLPLEGKLAMHCSANIGENGDTALFFGLSGTGKTTLSTDPKRALIGDDEHGWDDHGVFNFEGGCYAKVINLDSSSEPEIFGAIKKGAILENVVYDENGVVDYSDGSKTENTRVSYPINHIENHTPDMMGGHPTNIIFLCADAFGVLPPVAKLDKQQAMYYFLSGYTAKVAGTERGITEPVATFSSCFGEAFLPLNPTVYAELLGQKIDKHNVNVYLVNTGWTGGAYGVGTRMTIKNTRACINGILDGSIENSEFETLPIFNLAIPKTLNGVETKVLNPRNTWESKAEYDETKKKLASMYIENFKKYLTLESEYDFTAAGPIL from the coding sequence ATGTCTGAAATTAAAGACTCTTTAGGTTTAGAAAACGTTGGAATGGTTAAAAGAAATCTTGATGTAGATGCATTAATAGATTATGCAGTTGCAAATGAAGGTGCGAAAGTGTCTTCAACTGGTGCATTAATGATAGATACAGGTATTTTTACAGGTAGAAGTCCAAAAGATAAATTTTTTGTTAATCAAGATCCATCGAATAAATATATTGCTTGGGGTGATATAAATCAAAAGGTATCTAAAGAAGTTTATGAAGAATTATTAGTTACTTCAAAAAAACAATTAAGTAACAAAGATTTATTTGTTACTGATGTATATTGTGGTGCATCTTTAGATTCAAGAAAATCTGTAAGATTTATAACTGAAGTTGCTTGGCAAGCACATTTTATTCAAAATATGTTTATCATGCCTCAAACACAAGAAGAGATTGATAATTTTGTTCCAGACTTTACAATTTATAATTCTTGTAAAACTGTTGACATGGCTTATGCTAGTCACAATTTACATTCAGAAGTATATGTTGTATTTAATGTAGAAGATAATGTTGCAATCATTGGTGGTACTTGGTACGCTGGTGAGATGAAAAAAGGTGTTTTCTCAATGATGAATTACTGGCTTCCTTTAGAAGGTAAGCTTGCAATGCACTGTTCTGCTAATATTGGAGAAAATGGCGATACAGCTTTATTCTTTGGTTTATCAGGAACTGGAAAAACAACACTATCAACAGATCCTAAAAGAGCTTTAATTGGTGATGATGAACATGGTTGGGATGATCATGGAGTATTTAACTTTGAAGGTGGATGTTACGCAAAAGTAATTAATCTAGATTCAAGTTCAGAACCTGAAATCTTTGGTGCTATTAAAAAAGGTGCAATATTAGAAAATGTTGTATATGATGAAAATGGTGTTGTTGATTATTCAGATGGTTCTAAAACTGAGAATACAAGAGTTTCTTACCCTATAAATCATATTGAAAATCATACACCAGATATGATGGGTGGACATCCTACTAATATTATTTTCTTATGTGCTGATGCATTTGGTGTTTTACCGCCAGTTGCAAAACTTGATAAACAACAAGCTATGTATTACTTCTTAAGTGGTTATACTGCAAAAGTTGCAGGAACAGAGAGAGGAATTACTGAGCCAGTTGCTACATTCTCATCTTGTTTTGGTGAAGCATTCTTACCATTAAATCCAACAGTTTATGCAGAGTTATTAGGTCAAAAAATTGATAAGCACAATGTTAATGTTTACCTTGTAAATACAGGATGGACAGGTGGAGCTTATGGAGTTGGAACTAGAATGACTATTAAAAATACAAGAGCTTGTATTAATGGTATTTTAGATGGTTCTATTGAAAACTCTGAATTTGAAACATTACCTATTTTTAATCTTGCAATTCCTAAGACACTAAATGGTGTTGAAACTAAAGTATTAAATCCTAGAAATACTTGGGAAAGTAAAGCAGAATATGATGAAACTAAAAAGAAATTAGCTTCAATGTATATTGAAAACTTTAAAAAATACTTAACTTTAGAAAGTGAATATGATTTCACAGCTGCAGGACCAATTTTATAG